The following proteins are co-located in the Citrobacter freundii ATCC 8090 = MTCC 1658 = NBRC 12681 genome:
- a CDS encoding DUF4393 domain-containing protein gives MVDESAKAIVEKLAVPVYEDALSPFAKELSKGLVSIARMVNSGVFLVEDSVHAVTSVLRMTAENLALLPPKQISFDQPRVALQALNEAKFAINEDEIQRLFSNLISASLDKETSKLAHPAYIEIIKQLQPDEAKILRFMFNKENHRKGHAPTIDIVQQDLEDSNLTITSTRLEVNLICEDAGCDNPENSVMYFSNLKRLGLLTPTSGTSFPKEEHERIFSSEKVKEICSINSHLDRVSYKSGQYSFTGFGRGFVDSCVGRYSI, from the coding sequence ATGGTAGATGAGAGCGCGAAAGCGATAGTCGAAAAGCTCGCTGTTCCGGTTTATGAAGATGCTCTGAGCCCTTTTGCTAAAGAATTATCAAAGGGATTAGTCTCTATTGCCAGAATGGTAAATTCGGGAGTTTTCCTGGTAGAAGACAGTGTTCATGCGGTGACAAGCGTCTTGCGGATGACAGCTGAGAATCTGGCATTATTACCGCCCAAGCAAATTTCATTCGATCAGCCAAGAGTTGCTCTTCAGGCTCTGAATGAGGCAAAATTTGCAATAAATGAAGATGAAATACAGCGCCTTTTTTCAAATCTTATATCGGCAAGCCTGGACAAAGAAACTTCGAAGCTTGCTCATCCGGCGTACATCGAAATAATCAAGCAGCTCCAGCCGGATGAAGCCAAGATCCTTCGGTTTATGTTTAATAAAGAAAACCATAGAAAAGGTCATGCACCAACGATTGATATAGTCCAACAAGATTTGGAGGATAGTAACTTAACAATCACATCAACTAGACTGGAAGTAAACCTAATTTGTGAAGATGCTGGTTGCGATAACCCCGAAAACTCAGTTATGTATTTCTCCAACTTAAAACGGTTGGGCCTGCTAACTCCAACATCAGGAACTTCTTTCCCAAAGGAAGAGCATGAAAGAATTTTCTCATCAGAGAAAGTAAAAGAAATATGCAGTATCAATTCGCATCTAGATAGAGTTTCTTATAAAAGCGGGCAATATAGTTTTACAGGCTTTGGCCGAGGCTTTGTCGATTCGTGTGTCGGCAGATATAGCATTTAA